The DNA window TATCAGATAACCCTCATCGAACGTCTTATATGGTTTCTGAAGCCATGCAGCAGCAAGGTTACGAGATTATTCCGGTGAACCCAATAATCGACTCAGCGCTCGGCGTAAAAGCCGTATCTTCATTAAAAGAAATTGAAGGGCATATTGATATCGTTAATGTATTCCGTCGCTCTGAGCATTTGCTTGAAGTTGCAGAAGAGTTTTTAGAAGTAGATGCAGACGTATTTTGGGCACAATCTGGTTTAATTAATGAAGAAGCATATGACCTGCTCGCTAAAAAAGGGTATACTGTAGTTATGGATCGTTGTATAAAAGTCGAGCATGCTTTAACAAAGTAAGATCTATAAGCGGAACAACCAACCCATGCACACTGCTTGCATGGGTTTCACCATGCGTTGAAATAGTAAGTGAGTTTCCGCTACAATAGACGTTGGGCAGCTCACTTTATAATGCTTATAATCCATCAATACACAAGATATTGCTTTTATAATACGGAAATTTGTGCTAAAATCTTGTAAGTACGCAAAAATAGAAACATACGTTCTGTTGATGCGAACACTATAAAATTAAAAGATAGGATACATGATCATTTATTCTTAGACACGAAGCGCAAACGTTTGTGTTTCATACATAATGTAGTAATGTTCGTTGTGATGAAAGGGGTAGTATGAATGGCTCGGAAACAACAATTTAATTATAATGAAGATGCAATTCAAGTACTAGAAGGATTAGATGCCGTTCGTAAACGTCCTGGTATGTATATTGGAAGTACGGATACACGAGGCCTGCATCATTTAGTATATGAAATCGTCGACAACTCTGTCGATGAAGCTCTAGCAGGCTACGGAGAAGAAATTATTGTAACCATTCACAAAGATAATTCAATTTCTGTACAAGATAAAGGTCGAGGTATGCCAACGGGCATGCATAAACTAGGAAAACCAACGCCTGAAGTTATTTTAACCATCTTGCATGCAGGAGGTAAATTCGGACAGGGTGGATATAAAACAAGTGGTGGCTTACACGGAGTAGGTGCATCTGTTGTAAATGCGCTGTCTGAATGGTTGACTGTTACCATTCACAGAGATGGATTTATTTATGAACAGCGTTTTGAAAATGGAGGAAAGCCGGTTACAACGCTAGAAAAAATAGGGAAAACGAAAAAAACGGGAACAACGATTCATTTCAAACCGGATGCCACGATTTTTTCAACAACTGTGTATAATTACGATACGCTTTGTGAACGACTCCGTGAATCGGCCTTTCTGTTAAAAGGATTCAAAATAGAGTTAATTGATAAAAGACATGATCGTCAAGATATCTTTCATTATGAAACAGGTATTCAAGCCTTTGTTTCATATTTAAATGAAGAAAAAGATTCACTTCACCCAGTCGTCTTTTTTGAAGGGATTCATCATAATATTGAAGTTGAATTTGCCTTTCAATTTAATGATGGTTATTCTGAAACCATTTTATCATTTGTTAATAATGTTCGTACCAAAGATGGTGGAACGCATGAATCCGGTGCAAAAAGCGCTATGACGCGTGCATTTAATGAATACGCCCGTAAAGTAAACCTACTAAAAGAAAAAGACAAAAACTTAGAAGGAACTGATATTCGAGAAGGCTTAGGAGCCATCGTTTCCGTTAGAATACCTGAAGAGTTGCTTCAGTTTGAAGGACAAACAAAAGGAAAGTTAGGTACAAGTGAAGCTCGTTCGTCCGTAGATGCAGTCATTTCTGAAAAACTTGCCTATTTCTT is part of the Priestia aryabhattai genome and encodes:
- a CDS encoding CoA-binding protein — encoded protein: MSIKIPSRQELGKILKKSKRIAVVGLSDNPHRTSYMVSEAMQQQGYEIIPVNPIIDSALGVKAVSSLKEIEGHIDIVNVFRRSEHLLEVAEEFLEVDADVFWAQSGLINEEAYDLLAKKGYTVVMDRCIKVEHALTK
- the parE gene encoding DNA topoisomerase IV subunit B, giving the protein MARKQQFNYNEDAIQVLEGLDAVRKRPGMYIGSTDTRGLHHLVYEIVDNSVDEALAGYGEEIIVTIHKDNSISVQDKGRGMPTGMHKLGKPTPEVILTILHAGGKFGQGGYKTSGGLHGVGASVVNALSEWLTVTIHRDGFIYEQRFENGGKPVTTLEKIGKTKKTGTTIHFKPDATIFSTTVYNYDTLCERLRESAFLLKGFKIELIDKRHDRQDIFHYETGIQAFVSYLNEEKDSLHPVVFFEGIHHNIEVEFAFQFNDGYSETILSFVNNVRTKDGGTHESGAKSAMTRAFNEYARKVNLLKEKDKNLEGTDIREGLGAIVSVRIPEELLQFEGQTKGKLGTSEARSSVDAVISEKLAYFLEENPDVSSLLVKKAIKAAQAREAARKAREDARNGKKRKRQETVLSGKLTPAQSRNPQRNELYLVEGDSAGGSAKQGRDRRFQAVLPLRGKVINTEKAKLQDIFKNEEISTIIHAIGGGVGADFTIDDINYDKIVIMTDADTDGAHIQVLLLTFFYRYMKPLVEAGKVFIALPPLYKVSKGSGKKEVVEYSWSDEELQGAIDKVGRGYMIQRYKGLGEMNADQLWETTMNPETRTLIRVRIDDAARADRRVTTLMGDKVEPRRKWIESNVAFGLEEDPNILDNENVLTVAEEDVQ